Proteins found in one Micropterus dolomieu isolate WLL.071019.BEF.003 ecotype Adirondacks linkage group LG12, ASM2129224v1, whole genome shotgun sequence genomic segment:
- the LOC123980569 gene encoding coiled-coil domain-containing protein 171-like isoform X2 codes for MQTEAAERRGQRSRSRRGESGQGRAEARGTKPRAAVHSARSSEEETARLKEIPAIRQQKENQAGERGRRAEREGEEDEERDRAAERDRSRGDGGRRREREARSRRAASEGGEEGEQSERLRWRVHQLEKEKLGLTSSHNQELCRLQAELTRLRSSVERGEAQRVELQYQLTVSRRDADRASELSRDKRTLTERAAELQQTVQELQKALDITRQAREEDQHALQQEVEERDRLIQSFSSENQRLHQLLQDHEEALQESERRMAEVQQEREKEAEVNRRQANELKYLTEREERSRRDRELSDQRVKSLESSVEAERAAHLESKFNSEIIQLRVRDLEAALASERSGQQEAQCSLELLRAQFREVERAYSLERERGDGTERALQRLQKEYDQCKSDLSVALETEKKTSSDLSERLEEEKRRHADTHTLLEKAAQRQSGAEEAFVNCVDQIRETLQQHSTPGTSPGAKDHENRSQSAEVLQLLKTTLSTYRHTLEKTDKQVQDLLFASERLQEENQTLRQLTSEQSQQVEESQQAAIKLGEEVTRLRQESSDWSTQSRGLRAELEKEREERERERETQREEREREREEKIAEVQKITEHYQKESQTRLSFLYCLYQRLLAGCVLLNEPQSILGNFSWKELCDVINEQVDQLTSDLRKANNNIAHLQSVCEKKSACVRELQRSQECVLSRLEESVRRREEAWSSQHVHTVTQLQNELQACRSQCDSLRDHASSLELRCSSLTSDLSRLQGLLSRSRREAASFLSACALLAGALKHTRLCLQTLSKQKTLLCRRLAEREVLEEEVRTLARALGGEEDEEEEEAKRSRRRAVRRWRRSVCVVLAVRRWRALAKQTTVLFRLERGGGVPAVCVCGESATATQKGEGLPSTDKDGDEGHEGACARWLLSKCLASTILSSVADLQRALAHTGSSPPDVMSAARSGLSRLLDHLLDQSDAASSMSPCRVDTLSGQLGLSLSRRSPPQPHMKALVSALQQHFLLFSQRLHSAEVERRSLRLEVTNLKRGLRQERAETCRTVPAERFSSVCVELRQALSREQEAQTLIQEQTKQLHALQLQVNTHTAEHTNTQHTLRQTTQSLSETRQEVSRKERSLRILGKHLSVVQRERKQLEERLQRVEDELRDATRRKDCLISAMKAAETSYKELRESLVQSRHSLSAQPHPLPLPREHLELSGAESIIGAPEVAACQSLLSTFSQLYHTCSSRIDWLEQEVSAHRCHVTALRSELQDACLRDNLAYLPVAEFPETFPIADVETPRPVPLSDLSKEPSVSLRTAPSQTNPAPSSPLSKTPRVKTKEKKAVKKNRGGKVRR; via the exons ATGCAGACCGAAGCAGCGGAGCGGAGGGGACAGCGCAGCCGGAGCAGGCGGGGGGAGAGCGGGCAGGGCCGAGCAGAGGCGCGGGGGACCAAACCGAGGGCCGCGGTCCACTCTGCCAGGAGCTCCGAGGAGGAGACAGCAAG GTTGAAAGAGATCCCTGCCATCAGGCAACAAAAAGAGAATCAGGCAGGAGAGCGAGGGAGAAGAGCCgaaagggaaggagaggaagatgaggagcgagacagagcagcagagagggacCGGAGCcgaggagatggagggaggaggagggagagggaggcgAGAAGCAGGAGGGCGGCGTCCGAAGGAGGTGAAGAGGGCGAGCAGTCGGAGAGGCTGAGGTGGAGAGTCCATCAGCTGGAGAAAGAGAAACTGGGGCTGACGAGCAGCCACAACCAGgag CTCTGCAGGCTGCAGGCTGAGCTGACCCGGCTGAGGTCCTCAGTGGAGCGAGGAGAAGCGCAGCGGGTGGAGCTTCAGTACCAGCTGACTGTGAGCCGGAGAGACGCTGACCGGGCCTCCGAGCTCAGCAGAGACAAACGCACACTAACAG agcgAGCAGCTGAGCTCCAGCAGACCGTTCAGGAGCTGCAGAAAGCTCTGGACATCACCCGACAGGCCAGGGAGGAGGATCAGCATGCTTTgcagcaggaggtggaggagcgcgACAGACTGATTCAGAGCTTCAGCTCGGAAAACCAGCGGCTGCACCAACTGctgcag GATCACGAGGAGGCCCTGCAGGAGTCTGAGAGGAGGATGGCGGAGGtgcagcaggagagagagaaggaggccGAGGTGAACAGACGACAAGCCAACGAACTGAAGTACCTGacggagagagaggagaggagcaggagagaccgggag ctGTCAGATCAGAGGGTGAAGTCTCTGGAGTCGAGCGTCGAGGCGGAGCGAGCGGCTCACCTGGAGTCCAAGTTCAACTCTGAGATCATCCAG CTGCGTGTGCGGGACTTGGAGGCGGCGCTGGCGTCGGAGCGGTCCGGCCAGCAGGAGGCGCAGTGCAGTCTGGAGCTGCTGAGAGCTCAGTTCAGAGAGGTGGAGAGGGCCTAcagcctggagagagagaggggtgacGGCACTGAGCGCGCTCTGCAGCG gttgcAGAAGGAGTACGATCAGTGCAAGTCTGACCTGAGTGTTGCCTTGGAAACTGAGAAGAAAACGAGCTCTGACCTCTCAGAaaggctggaggaggagaagaggcggcacgccgacacacacacactgctggagaag GCGGCTCAGAGGCAGTCGGGCGCAGAGGAAGCCTTTGTGAACTGTGTGGATCAGATCAGAGAAACACTCCAGCAACACAGCACCCCAG gcactAGTCCTGGAGCAAAGGATCATGAGAACCGGAGTCAGTCTGCTGAAGtcctgcagctgctgaagaCGACACTTAGCACCTACCGACACACACTGGAAAAGACTGACAAACAg GTCCAGGATCTGCTGTTTGCATCGGAGAGGCTGCAAGAGGAGAACCAGACTCTCCGTCAGCTGACCTCAGAGCAGAGCCAGCAGGTCGAG GAGTCGCAGCAGGCGGCGATCAAACTGGGGGAGGAGGTGACGCGCCTTCGCCAGGAGAGCTCTGATTGGTCGACGCAGAGCCGAGGTCTGCGGGCCGagctggagaaagagagggaggagagggaaagagagagggagacacagagggag gagagggagagagagagggaggagaagataGCAGAAGTCCAGAAGATAACTGAGCACTACCAGAAAGAGTCACAG accCGTCTGTCCTTCCTCTACTGTCTCTACCAGCGCCTGCTGGCCGGCTGCGTCCTCCTCAATGAGCCCCAGAGCATCCTGGGTAATTTCTCCTGGAAGGAGCTTTGTGACGTCATCAACGAACAGGTTGACCAGCTGACTTCTGACCTCCGGAAGGCCAACAACAAC atCGCCCacctgcagagtgtgtgtgagaagaagagtgcgtgtgtgcgcgAGCTGCAGCGCAGTCAGGAGTGTGTGTTGTCTCGTCTGGAGGAGAGCgtgaggaggagggaagaggcGTGGAGCAGCCAACAcgtacacactgtgacacagCTGCAGAACGAGCTGCAg gCGTGTCGCTCTCAGTGCGACTCCCTCCGAGATCACGCCTCCTCTCTGGAGCTCCGCTGCTCCtcgctgacctctgacctctcccGGCTCCAGGGCCTCCTCTCTCGAAGCCGCAGGGAGGCGGCCTCCTTCCTGTCGGCCTGCGCCCTGCTGGCCGGGGCGCTGAAACACACTCGCCTCTGTCTGCAAACACTCTCCAAACAGAAAACACTCCTCTGCAGGCGACTGGCAGAGAGGGaggtgctggaggaggaggtgaggacgCTGGCCAGAGCTCTGGGaggtgaggaggatgaggaggaggaagaggcaaAAAGGAGTAGGAGGAGGGCAGTGAGGCGGTggaggaggagtgtgtgtgtggtgttggcGGTGAGGAGGTGGCGTGCACTGGCCAAACAGACGACAGTGTTGTTTCGGCTGGAGAGAGGAGGCGGCGTTCcggctgtgtgtgtctgtggagaGTCGGCTACGGCAACACAGAAGGGTGAAGGCTTACCGAGCACAG ATAAAGATGGCGATGAAGGTCATGAAGGTGCGTGTGCCCGCTGGCTCCTCTCTAAATGTCTGGCCTCCACCATTCTGTCGTCCGTGGCCGACCTGCAGAGAGCTCTGGCACACactg GCTCCTCCCCTCCTGATGTGATGTCAGCAGCTCGTTCTGGCTTGTCCCGCCTCCTGGATCACCTTCTTGACCAATCAGACGCGGCGTCCAGTATGTCTCCTTGCAGAGTGGACACGCTGAGCGGCCAGCTGGGACTCAGCCTGAGCAGACGGAGTCCACCACAGCCCCACATGAAG GCCCTGGTGTCCGCTCTCCAGCAGCACTTCCTGCTCTTCAGCCAACGGCTGCACTCGGCCGAGGTGGAGAGGCGGAGCCTGAGGCTGGAGGTGACCAATCTGAAGAGAGGACTGCGACAGGAGAGAGCCGAGACCTGCAGGACG gTCCCTGCGGAGCGgttcagcagtgtgtgtgtggagctgcGTCAGGCTCTGAGCAGGGAACAGGAAGCTCAGACGCTCATCCAGGAACAGACCAAGCAGCTGCACGCACTGCAGCTCcaagtgaacacacacaccgccgagcacaccaacacacaacacactctGAGACAGACCACGCAG TCGCTGTCAGAGACTCGGCAGGAGGTGAGCCGTAAGGAGCGCTCGCTGAGGATTCTGGGTAAGCACCTGTCGGTGGTTCAGAGGGAGAGGAAGCAGCTGGAAGAGAGACTGCAGCGAGTCGAGGACGAGCTGAGAGACGCCACCAG ACGTAAAGACTGTCTGATCAGCGCCATGAAGGCTGCAGAGACGAGCTACAAGGAG CTCAGAGAAAGCCTCGTCCAATCACGACACTCCCTGTCAGCTCAGCCCCACCCCCTGCCATTACCCAGGGAACACCTGGAGCTGAGTGGAGCGGAGAGCATCATCGGAGCTCCGGAGGTGGCAGCGTGccag AGTCTTCTCTCCACCTTCTCTCAGCTTTATCACACCTGCAGCTCCAGGATTGATTGGCTGGAACAGGAAGTCTCCGCCCACCGCTGTCACGTGACGGCGCTGCGCAGTGAGCTGCAGGACGCCTGCCTCCGTGACAACCTGGCCTACCTCCCG GTGGCGGAGTTTCCTGAAACCTTTCCGATCGCTGATGTGGAAACCCCTCGACCTGTTCCGCTCTCTGATTTGTCAAAGGAGCCATCAGTCA
- the LOC123980569 gene encoding coiled-coil domain-containing protein 171-like isoform X1, protein MQTEAAERRGQRSRSRRGESGQGRAEARGTKPRAAVHSARSSEEETARLKEIPAIRQQKENQAGERGRRAEREGEEDEERDRAAERDRSRGDGGRRREREARSRRAASEGGEEGEQSERLRWRVHQLEKEKLGLTSSHNQELCRLQAELTRLRSSVERGEAQRVELQYQLTVSRRDADRASELSRDKRTLTERAAELQQTVQELQKALDITRQAREEDQHALQQEVEERDRLIQSFSSENQRLHQLLQDHEEALQESERRMAEVQQEREKEAEVNRRQANELKYLTEREERSRRDRELSDQRVKSLESSVEAERAAHLESKFNSEIIQLRVRDLEAALASERSGQQEAQCSLELLRAQFREVERAYSLERERGDGTERALQRLQKEYDQCKSDLSVALETEKKTSSDLSERLEEEKRRHADTHTLLEKAAQRQSGAEEAFVNCVDQIRETLQQHSTPGTSPGAKDHENRSQSAEVLQLLKTTLSTYRHTLEKTDKQVQDLLFASERLQEENQTLRQLTSEQSQQVEESQQAAIKLGEEVTRLRQESSDWSTQSRGLRAELEKEREERERERETQREERERERETKREEREREREEKIAEVQKITEHYQKESQTRLSFLYCLYQRLLAGCVLLNEPQSILGNFSWKELCDVINEQVDQLTSDLRKANNNIAHLQSVCEKKSACVRELQRSQECVLSRLEESVRRREEAWSSQHVHTVTQLQNELQACRSQCDSLRDHASSLELRCSSLTSDLSRLQGLLSRSRREAASFLSACALLAGALKHTRLCLQTLSKQKTLLCRRLAEREVLEEEVRTLARALGGEEDEEEEEAKRSRRRAVRRWRRSVCVVLAVRRWRALAKQTTVLFRLERGGGVPAVCVCGESATATQKGEGLPSTDKDGDEGHEGACARWLLSKCLASTILSSVADLQRALAHTGSSPPDVMSAARSGLSRLLDHLLDQSDAASSMSPCRVDTLSGQLGLSLSRRSPPQPHMKALVSALQQHFLLFSQRLHSAEVERRSLRLEVTNLKRGLRQERAETCRTVPAERFSSVCVELRQALSREQEAQTLIQEQTKQLHALQLQVNTHTAEHTNTQHTLRQTTQSLSETRQEVSRKERSLRILGKHLSVVQRERKQLEERLQRVEDELRDATRRKDCLISAMKAAETSYKELRESLVQSRHSLSAQPHPLPLPREHLELSGAESIIGAPEVAACQSLLSTFSQLYHTCSSRIDWLEQEVSAHRCHVTALRSELQDACLRDNLAYLPVAEFPETFPIADVETPRPVPLSDLSKEPSVSLRTAPSQTNPAPSSPLSKTPRVKTKEKKAVKKNRGGKVRR, encoded by the exons ATGCAGACCGAAGCAGCGGAGCGGAGGGGACAGCGCAGCCGGAGCAGGCGGGGGGAGAGCGGGCAGGGCCGAGCAGAGGCGCGGGGGACCAAACCGAGGGCCGCGGTCCACTCTGCCAGGAGCTCCGAGGAGGAGACAGCAAG GTTGAAAGAGATCCCTGCCATCAGGCAACAAAAAGAGAATCAGGCAGGAGAGCGAGGGAGAAGAGCCgaaagggaaggagaggaagatgaggagcgagacagagcagcagagagggacCGGAGCcgaggagatggagggaggaggagggagagggaggcgAGAAGCAGGAGGGCGGCGTCCGAAGGAGGTGAAGAGGGCGAGCAGTCGGAGAGGCTGAGGTGGAGAGTCCATCAGCTGGAGAAAGAGAAACTGGGGCTGACGAGCAGCCACAACCAGgag CTCTGCAGGCTGCAGGCTGAGCTGACCCGGCTGAGGTCCTCAGTGGAGCGAGGAGAAGCGCAGCGGGTGGAGCTTCAGTACCAGCTGACTGTGAGCCGGAGAGACGCTGACCGGGCCTCCGAGCTCAGCAGAGACAAACGCACACTAACAG agcgAGCAGCTGAGCTCCAGCAGACCGTTCAGGAGCTGCAGAAAGCTCTGGACATCACCCGACAGGCCAGGGAGGAGGATCAGCATGCTTTgcagcaggaggtggaggagcgcgACAGACTGATTCAGAGCTTCAGCTCGGAAAACCAGCGGCTGCACCAACTGctgcag GATCACGAGGAGGCCCTGCAGGAGTCTGAGAGGAGGATGGCGGAGGtgcagcaggagagagagaaggaggccGAGGTGAACAGACGACAAGCCAACGAACTGAAGTACCTGacggagagagaggagaggagcaggagagaccgggag ctGTCAGATCAGAGGGTGAAGTCTCTGGAGTCGAGCGTCGAGGCGGAGCGAGCGGCTCACCTGGAGTCCAAGTTCAACTCTGAGATCATCCAG CTGCGTGTGCGGGACTTGGAGGCGGCGCTGGCGTCGGAGCGGTCCGGCCAGCAGGAGGCGCAGTGCAGTCTGGAGCTGCTGAGAGCTCAGTTCAGAGAGGTGGAGAGGGCCTAcagcctggagagagagaggggtgacGGCACTGAGCGCGCTCTGCAGCG gttgcAGAAGGAGTACGATCAGTGCAAGTCTGACCTGAGTGTTGCCTTGGAAACTGAGAAGAAAACGAGCTCTGACCTCTCAGAaaggctggaggaggagaagaggcggcacgccgacacacacacactgctggagaag GCGGCTCAGAGGCAGTCGGGCGCAGAGGAAGCCTTTGTGAACTGTGTGGATCAGATCAGAGAAACACTCCAGCAACACAGCACCCCAG gcactAGTCCTGGAGCAAAGGATCATGAGAACCGGAGTCAGTCTGCTGAAGtcctgcagctgctgaagaCGACACTTAGCACCTACCGACACACACTGGAAAAGACTGACAAACAg GTCCAGGATCTGCTGTTTGCATCGGAGAGGCTGCAAGAGGAGAACCAGACTCTCCGTCAGCTGACCTCAGAGCAGAGCCAGCAGGTCGAG GAGTCGCAGCAGGCGGCGATCAAACTGGGGGAGGAGGTGACGCGCCTTCGCCAGGAGAGCTCTGATTGGTCGACGCAGAGCCGAGGTCTGCGGGCCGagctggagaaagagagggaggagagggaaagagagagggagacacagagggaggagagggagagagagagggagacaaagagggaggagagggagagagagagggaggagaagataGCAGAAGTCCAGAAGATAACTGAGCACTACCAGAAAGAGTCACAG accCGTCTGTCCTTCCTCTACTGTCTCTACCAGCGCCTGCTGGCCGGCTGCGTCCTCCTCAATGAGCCCCAGAGCATCCTGGGTAATTTCTCCTGGAAGGAGCTTTGTGACGTCATCAACGAACAGGTTGACCAGCTGACTTCTGACCTCCGGAAGGCCAACAACAAC atCGCCCacctgcagagtgtgtgtgagaagaagagtgcgtgtgtgcgcgAGCTGCAGCGCAGTCAGGAGTGTGTGTTGTCTCGTCTGGAGGAGAGCgtgaggaggagggaagaggcGTGGAGCAGCCAACAcgtacacactgtgacacagCTGCAGAACGAGCTGCAg gCGTGTCGCTCTCAGTGCGACTCCCTCCGAGATCACGCCTCCTCTCTGGAGCTCCGCTGCTCCtcgctgacctctgacctctcccGGCTCCAGGGCCTCCTCTCTCGAAGCCGCAGGGAGGCGGCCTCCTTCCTGTCGGCCTGCGCCCTGCTGGCCGGGGCGCTGAAACACACTCGCCTCTGTCTGCAAACACTCTCCAAACAGAAAACACTCCTCTGCAGGCGACTGGCAGAGAGGGaggtgctggaggaggaggtgaggacgCTGGCCAGAGCTCTGGGaggtgaggaggatgaggaggaggaagaggcaaAAAGGAGTAGGAGGAGGGCAGTGAGGCGGTggaggaggagtgtgtgtgtggtgttggcGGTGAGGAGGTGGCGTGCACTGGCCAAACAGACGACAGTGTTGTTTCGGCTGGAGAGAGGAGGCGGCGTTCcggctgtgtgtgtctgtggagaGTCGGCTACGGCAACACAGAAGGGTGAAGGCTTACCGAGCACAG ATAAAGATGGCGATGAAGGTCATGAAGGTGCGTGTGCCCGCTGGCTCCTCTCTAAATGTCTGGCCTCCACCATTCTGTCGTCCGTGGCCGACCTGCAGAGAGCTCTGGCACACactg GCTCCTCCCCTCCTGATGTGATGTCAGCAGCTCGTTCTGGCTTGTCCCGCCTCCTGGATCACCTTCTTGACCAATCAGACGCGGCGTCCAGTATGTCTCCTTGCAGAGTGGACACGCTGAGCGGCCAGCTGGGACTCAGCCTGAGCAGACGGAGTCCACCACAGCCCCACATGAAG GCCCTGGTGTCCGCTCTCCAGCAGCACTTCCTGCTCTTCAGCCAACGGCTGCACTCGGCCGAGGTGGAGAGGCGGAGCCTGAGGCTGGAGGTGACCAATCTGAAGAGAGGACTGCGACAGGAGAGAGCCGAGACCTGCAGGACG gTCCCTGCGGAGCGgttcagcagtgtgtgtgtggagctgcGTCAGGCTCTGAGCAGGGAACAGGAAGCTCAGACGCTCATCCAGGAACAGACCAAGCAGCTGCACGCACTGCAGCTCcaagtgaacacacacaccgccgagcacaccaacacacaacacactctGAGACAGACCACGCAG TCGCTGTCAGAGACTCGGCAGGAGGTGAGCCGTAAGGAGCGCTCGCTGAGGATTCTGGGTAAGCACCTGTCGGTGGTTCAGAGGGAGAGGAAGCAGCTGGAAGAGAGACTGCAGCGAGTCGAGGACGAGCTGAGAGACGCCACCAG ACGTAAAGACTGTCTGATCAGCGCCATGAAGGCTGCAGAGACGAGCTACAAGGAG CTCAGAGAAAGCCTCGTCCAATCACGACACTCCCTGTCAGCTCAGCCCCACCCCCTGCCATTACCCAGGGAACACCTGGAGCTGAGTGGAGCGGAGAGCATCATCGGAGCTCCGGAGGTGGCAGCGTGccag AGTCTTCTCTCCACCTTCTCTCAGCTTTATCACACCTGCAGCTCCAGGATTGATTGGCTGGAACAGGAAGTCTCCGCCCACCGCTGTCACGTGACGGCGCTGCGCAGTGAGCTGCAGGACGCCTGCCTCCGTGACAACCTGGCCTACCTCCCG GTGGCGGAGTTTCCTGAAACCTTTCCGATCGCTGATGTGGAAACCCCTCGACCTGTTCCGCTCTCTGATTTGTCAAAGGAGCCATCAGTCA